A single genomic interval of Hevea brasiliensis isolate MT/VB/25A 57/8 chromosome 4, ASM3005281v1, whole genome shotgun sequence harbors:
- the LOC110633049 gene encoding kinesin-like protein KIN-13A — protein MGGQMQQSNAAAATALYDHASGGPLNNAGPASDAGDAVMARWLQSAGLQHLASPLATTGIDHRLLPNLLMQGYGAQSAEEKQRLFKLMRNLNFNGESGSDPYTPTAQTSAGMAVSDGFYSPEFRGDFGAGLLDLHAMDDTELLSEHVISEPFEPSPFMPGGSKGFDDLNANQQREQNNPDPSAPSTTNEKENNTRENNVAKIKVVVRKRPLNKKEIARKEDDIVTVSDNALTVHEPKLKVDLTAYVEKHEFCFDAVLDQHVSNDEVYRVTVEPIIPFIFQRTKATCFAYGQTGSGKTFTMQPLPLRAVEDLVRLLHQPVYRNQRFKLWLSFFEIYGGKLFDLLSDRKKLCMREDGRQQVCIVGLQEFEVSDVQIVKEYIEKGNAARSTGSTGANEESSRSHAILQLAVKKHSEVKDSRRNNDGNESKNGKLVGKISFIDLAGSERGADTTDNDRQTRIEGAEINKSLLALKECIRALDNDQIHIPFRGSKLTEVLRDSFVGNSRTVMISCISPNAGSCEHTLNTLRYADRVKSLSKSGNPRKDQPVNSLPPTNKDVSSASSLPADVDDVFEQQEVKAVDTGRKVVEKETFSYNPTTDFDKQPSSFTSSYPLSGREESGSSGSVDREKIEISNSYCGSTSQKVQSPCSQNSVDTEEKMQKVSPPRRKGPREEKSEKLGNWLKKDNNGSDLPSTNSRQLNTGNYNTGLRQHEPDPPSDGNIDAILEEEEALIAAHRKEIEDTMEIVREEMKLLSEVDQPGSLIDSYVTQLSFVLSRKAAGLVSLQARLARFQHRLKEQEILSRKRVPR, from the exons ATGGGCGGCCAGATGCAGCAGAGCAATGCTGCTGCGGCGACCGCTCTGTATGATCATGCCAGCGGTGGGCCTCTGAATAATGCAGGCCCCGCAAGCGATGCTGGCGATGCGGTCATGGCACGGTGGCTCCAGTCTGCGGGCTTGCAGCATCTGGCCTCTCCCTTGGCTACGACGGGCATCGATCACCGTCTCCTTCCTAATCTCCTAATGCAG GGTTACGGAGCACAATCTGCTGAAGAAAAGCAGAGGCTTTTCAAGCTAATGAGAAACCTCAATTTCAATGGAGAATCAGGTTCTGATCCTTACACACCAACTGCCCAAACTTCAGCTGGTATGGCTGTATCAGATGGTTTTTATTCTCCAGAGTTCAGGGGTGATTTTGGAGCTGGCCTTTTAGATCTTCATGCTATGGATGATACAGAGCTTCTATCCGAG CATGTCATCTCCGAACCTTTTGAGCCATCGCCATTTATGCCTGGTGGTTCAAAAGGATTTGATGACTTAAATGCAAACCAGCAAAGAGAGCAAAATAATCCTGATCCGTCTGCTCCATCTACCACTAATGAAAAGGAGAACAACACTAGGGAAAATAATGTGGCTAAAATTAAAGTTGTG GTACGTAAAAGACCTCTTAACAAGAAGGAGATTGCTCGAAAGGAAGATGATATTGTAACTGTATCTGATAATGCTTTAACTGTTCATGAACCCAAGCTAAAG GTGGATCTGACTGCATATGTTGAGAAGCATGAATTTTGTTTTGATGCTGTTCTGGATCAGCATGTCAGCAATGATGAG GTTTATCGTGTTACTGTGGAGCCAATTATTCCCTTCATTTTCCAGCGAACAAAAGCTACATGTTTTGCATATGGTCAGACAG GTAGTGGTAAGACGTTCACCATGCAACCATTGCCTCTAAGAGCTGTGGAAGACCTTGTTAGATTGTTGCACCAGCCAGTTTATCGAAATCAGAGATTTAAACTGTGGCTTAGCTTTTTTGAAATATATGGTGGAAAACTCTTTGATCTTCTCAGTGATAGAAA GAAACTTTGCATGAGAGAAGATGGCCGACAACAAGTTTGTATTGTTGGCCTGCAAGAATTTGAAGTTTCTGATGTACAGATTGTTAAGGAATACATTGAGAAGGGAAATGCAGCAAGAAGTACAGGATCTACTGGTGCTAACGAGGAATCTTCAAGGTCACATGCTATCTTACAGCTTGCTGTTAAGAAGCACAGTGAGGTAAAAGACTCCAGGAGGAATAATGATGGGAATGAGTCTAAAAATGGAAAATTGGTTGGGAAAATTTCTTTTATTGATCTTGCTGGTAGTGAACGAGGTGCTGACACCACCGATAATGACCGACAAACAAG GATTGAAGGTGCTGAAATTAACAAGAGCCTTTTGGCCCTTAAGGAATGCATTCGTGCTCTGGACAATGACCAGATTCATATACCATTTCGCGGAAGCAAACTCACAGAAGTACTCCGTGACTCCTTTGTTGGAAACTCTAGGACAGTTATGATCTCTTGTATTTCTCCAAATGCAGGCTCATGTGAACATACACTCAATACTTTGAGATATGCAGATCG GGTTAAAAGTCTTTCAAAAAGTGGAAACCCAAGAAAGGACCAGCCTGTAAATTCATTACCTCCAACTAACAAGGATGTATCATCAGCATCATCTTTGCCTGCTGATGTAGATGATGTTTTTGAACAACAAGAGGTGAAAGCAGTGGATACAGGTAGAAAGGTGGTAGAAAAAGAAACTTTTTCTTACAATCCTACTACTGATTTTGACAAACAGCCCTCAAGTTTTACTTCAAGTTATCCCTTGAGTGGACGAGAAGAAAGTGGGTCTTCTGGCTCTGTGGATAGGGAGAAGATTGAAATTAGTAATTCTTATTGTGGTTCTACAAGTCAAAAAGTCCAGTCACCATGCTCCCAAAACTCTGTGGATACAGAAGAGAAGATGCAAAAGGTGTCACCACCTCGTAGGAAAGGACCTAGGGAGGAAAAATCGGAAAAGCTTGGCAACTGGTTGAAAAAGGATAACAATGGTTCTGATCTTCCTTCTACAAACTCTAGGCAGCTGAATACAGGAAACTACAATACTGGATTGCGACAGCATGAACCTGATCCTCCTTCAGATGGGAATATCGATGCCATACTTGAG GAAGAAGAGGCCCTAATTGCAGCTCATAGAAAAGAAATAGAGGATACAATGGAGATTGTTCGTGAG GAAATGAAACTGCTCTCAGAAGTTGACCAACCAGGCAGTCTCATTGATAGCTACGTGACCCAGTTAAGCTTTGTGCTCTCACGCAAGGCAGCAGGTCTGGTTAGTCTTCAAGCTCGCCTGGCTAGGTTCCAGCATCGACTAAAAGAACAAGAGATCCTTAGTCGGAAGAGGGTCCCTCGTTAA